The following DNA comes from Hordeum vulgare subsp. vulgare chromosome 3H, MorexV3_pseudomolecules_assembly, whole genome shotgun sequence.
TCATATGACTCGGATTCATCCACTCTGTCCTCTACTCGACCTCCTGATTCTCCAGTTCATGTTCTTACCGCTGATGGTACCTCTCTCCCTGTTACTAGTCGAAGCATTCTTAGCACTTCATCTTTTCACGTTCCCGACTTACCATGCAACTCATTTATGGTGgtcagattgttgactctagttgTCGTGTCATTCTTGACTCTGACTCTTGTTCCGTTCTGGACCGTCATATTAGTGCTCTCATTGGTGCTGGCCCTTGATGTTGTGACTCTTAGGGCCTCTGGGAGCATGACTGGCTTCATCTTCCGTTTGTTGCCACTGCCGCTAGTCTCACCCTCTGTTGCCTTGTCTACCAGCTCTTTTCAGGAGTGGCATCATCGCCTTGGCCACTTGTGTGCTCTCGTCTCTCATCCTTAGTTCGACATGGTCTTCTTGGATCCGTCTTAGGTGGTGTGTCTTTAGACTGACAGGGCTATCGGCTTGGTAAACAGGTCCGATTACCTTATCCTCATAGCGACATGTGTCTCCGTGTCCTTTCGACCTTGTTCACTCTGATGTTTGGGATTCGGCTCCCTTTACTTCGAAAGGGGATCGTCgctactatattatctttatagaCGGTTTCTCTTGCCATACCTGGATATATTTTATGTATTCTCGTAGTGAGGTCTCATCTATTTATAagtgttttgctgccatggttcacacaAAGTTCTCAACGCCTATTCGCGTGTTCAGTGCTGACTCTGCTCGAGAGTATATCTTCAAGATGTTGCGTGGAGTTCTTGCTGAGCAAGGTACTCTTGCTTAGTTTTCTTGTCCTGGTGTTCATGCTCAGAATGGCGTCGCTAAGTGCAAGCATCAtcaccttcttgagacggctcgtgcgatGATGAGCGCCGCCTCTCTTCCGcctaacttttgggcagaggttGTCTCCACTTCCACCTGTGTCATCAACCCTCAGTCGTCCATTGCTCTGCAGGGTGGCGTTCCTTTCTAGCGTCTCTTTGATAGTTCTCCTAATTACTCGGCGCTTCGTTTGCTTAGTTGtgcttgctatgttcttcttgcccctcgtgAACGCACCAAACTGTTCGCTTAGTCTGTTGAGTGTCTTCTTAGCTTATAGTGATGggataagggctatcgttgttgggatcttGTCGATCGCCGGATGTGTATTTCTCAGGATGTGACTTTtcatgagtctcgtcccttctacccgcgTCCATCTTCCTCGAcattttcagtggaggatatatctttcctcacttttcctgacaaaCCTATCACTCCCGTTGAGCTCTTGCCCGTCCATCCTACTGCATCTGTTCTACGACTGTTGCACATTCGACGCCACCATCTCTCATGGTTTCCTCACCTTGCTTGTCACAAGATTTTGCAGCTTCATCCAGTGTCCTCTCTGTCCCCTTCACCTATTCCAGAGAGTCCTCGTATTCTTCCATCATTTCCTCAGTATTATACTCGTCGTCCACGTGTTGTGGATGCGTCTACTGATGTGCCATCTTCCTCGTCTCAACCTAGTTATGGCTTGCGTCTTCGTCCGCTTCCGCCTATTGATCACCTTGGTTTTCCACACGCtagtgctgctgttcttgagccgacttttTATCATCAAGTTATTCATTccgaatggcagtttgcgattgcagaggagcttgctgcTCTTGAGCGTACTGGCACGTGGGATATTGTTTCTCTTCCTCCTGGTgttcgtcccatcacttgtaagtgggtctacaaggttaagactcgctttGATGGTTCTCTGGAGCGAtataaagctcgtcttgtggctcgtggctttcagcaggagcatggtcatgATTACGATGAGACTTTTGTTCCTGTGGCCCATATGGCCACTGGTCGCACACTTCTTGATGTGGCCTCTGTTCGCCACTGGTCTGTATCTCAGCTTaatgttaagaatgcctttcttaatggtgagctatgtgaggaggtgtacatgcaacCACCACCTCGGTATTACGTTCCGGATGGCATggtttgtcgtcttcgtcgctctctttaTGACCTTAAGCAAGCCCCACGTGCCtcgtttgagcgttttgcctgtGTGGTGATTGTCGGTGGTTTTTCAACGAGTGCTCATGATACAGTGTTATTTGTTCACCTTTCTGCTCGTGGTCGGACTATTCTTCTTCTATATGTTGATGACGTGATCATCACTGGTGATGACCAGTTTCTTATGTCATATTGGCCCTCtttgctactttcttgggatcgaGGTATCTTCTACCttgttgctcgtgctgctctcTACTGATGACCGCACAGTTGagactcccatggagctcaatgttcacctccgtgATACTGATGGTGACCCCCTTGTCTAAtccgacgcgttatcgtcatcttgttgggagtCTTATCTATCTAGTTGTCACTCATCCGGATATTTCTTATCCAgtccatattctgagtcagtttgtctctGCTCCCACTTTGGTTCACTATGGTCACCTCCTTCGTGTTCTCCAATATCTTCGTGGCACGATATCTCATCGTCTGTTCTTTCCTCGCTCTGATTCATTACAACTTCAGGCCTATTCGAATGCTACATGGGCTAGTGATCCCTCGGATCGCCGTTCACttcctgcttactgtgtttttcttgatggttctctcattgcctggagacgaagaaacaaaatgcagttTCCCGTtcaagtgcagaggctgagttgcgagctatggctcttttgacggtagAGGTGACGGTGGCTACTTGAGGACTTTGGTGTTTCTGTCTCTACATGAACAGTtcaggtgctattagcattgtgcgcgaccctgtgaagcatgagctcacgaaGCATATTggagttgatgctttctatgtgcgcgttggtgtgcaggatcaggttgttgctcttcagtatgtgccttctgagttacagttggcggatttctttacgaaggcccagactagagcacaacatgacTTCTATCTcttcaaactcagtgttgtttatccaccatgagtttgcggGGAGTGTTAGAGTACTTCTATATATATAgcccattgtataaggggttttctgCATACTTCCTgcactgtacatgtatatatattggcctatggcctcatgggaatacaagttgcatatttcccAACAGTCTCGCACCCCTGAGCACGCAATCGACATTCGAAAATGCAGTGACTCTTTCGTGCGAGTGAAATCCAAAGTTGCACAACATTTCTAAATATGCAAAGAGGTTGGAATAACATTAGTGCGAGTGAAATCCAAAGTTGCACACATTTTTAAATATGCAAAGAGGTTGGAATAACATTAGTGCGACTATTCTAGAAAGGTGTTGCACTCACGTACCAACATTGGAGCCCAAATAACACAGATAAGTACGAAGAATAAGCATACCCCACCACAGAATTTTGTCATTTTTGTTTGCTTTTCCCCGTGTTGATGATTTGCCCTATTTAAAATTGTGTCGCATTTCACAAGGAACAAGCTCGCGTATATGTCTTCCAACTGCGCAAAGGAACAAAAATATCAGATGCCAAAATTTGCTGTATTACAGCAATTAATACATTAGTGTAAAAGCTAAATACAAGAAATATGGTGAAAAGGTACATTATGCTGCACAACTACTACCATCAAACGTTGTACCTAACAGATTcctataaaagctatttttacTTTATTGTACAGCGCATGAACAACAATGAATGTAGGAGAAACTGCAAATATTCATGTTTATTTGAGTAAGACAAAGCCCGACTCCAACTGAAGCCATAAATAAGCGGAATCAGGTGCGCAAGGAGCTTTTGAACTAATAATATATTCTGAGATTACAAATAGGCTAACTAATTGCCAAGCAGGGCTTCAAGTACAAGTTTAGACTTCAGAAGTCTACAACAACCAAAACAGAAACAATTGTGATGAAGTAGACTAAACCATTCAATACAGATCACCAATATCACACATGTCCAGCTACTCTCGGCAGTGTTCGAAAATCTATATCTAAAAATGAAATGCTAAAGTGACAGCACGGCAAAAGTAGAATCATTATATGGGTTAACCAGAGTAAAAAAAACATACTGGTGTTTAATTTAATTGTTGTACCAACTGATCAGCGGTCCAAAAAACCAAAAATTAGTATCAATCATCATAGACTATAGTACCCAGCCTTCAGCACCTATATGTTAATAAATTTACGGCAGAATTATCCACATGCTTGCAAAAACAGATCTACTGATATTGTACCTTAAGCCAATCATACATTGTTAATGATGTAGTGGTGCAAGACCAATCAAGAACACATCGAAGCTCATACAAGAATGGCAAAGCTCGGTATAGCCGGAAACCCAAgtagtttacttgtgttactttgcTAGTCAGAAATTGTCTATACAAGTTACTTTTGTTAGGGATACCATATCTGATCTGCAAAGCCTGCAGTGCAAGGGAAATTGATTTTGTAAGGTAGATGGCACGTAAAACAAATCCTCCAACATCCCTGTGGGCTAGCTCCATTCCCCAAGCATACTCAGTGACCGAGTATGTGAAGAGcataagattgaaaatatagaaaACAACTTTTCCCGTGGCGAATGACCACAAATATATAATGCGGTCCACTACAATCAAGAAAAAGAGAATCTGCAAAATTAAAATAGCATATATTAGAAACCTAAGCAAAGAGAGGTAGAACAGCATTCAAGTGCAATAATAACCATGTAAACTGAAAGATGAGTTCTCACCATTAGGATGAAAACAAACTCTTTAGGGAATTGGTCTTCCAGCTGATAAACTTCCAAAAATTCACTCTTgttttttaggatagattgatagaacaTGAGAACAAAAAAGAAAACTGCCATGTCAGCACCAAAATAATATGCAtaaagatcaatctctcttttacCGCCACCAATTACAGAGACAACTGGGTAGGGGAaatttatttcttcaaaaaggcCTGCCTTTTGTGAGTCATGAATCTCCCTTTCTACATCAGCTGCTGGAGTAAGTGATTTGAACCATCCTGCTGACTGGCATTCTGTAGGAGCAGCATACACAACTTCTAGCACAGCAAGAGCCATACTAGAATTTTCTTTGCTCCGTTCAATACTTTGAATCCGAACTCGACTAGAAGAATGGCATGATGAAGGCGAATTAGATTGACATCTTTCTTCATGGGCTGTCACAAGTACCTTATTTATTGCTGACTCTATCCTCTCTGGTTGGATTCCATCTTCTGGCCAATGTTTTACTTCCATTGTAACTTGCACAAAAAAGGGAGGAGATTCTGCTCCCTGTGTTAGTGATAGCCAATATCTGGATAAGCCCCTCCCAGACATCCTTATAAGATTCATTAAAGGCATGTGCAAACTTTTTACCCTATCTTTCCAGTTGTATGGTATACAAAATTTCTCTTCAATGTTATTTCTTGCACTAAGAAAACTGAATTCTGTTACAGGAACCCATTCACCATCTTTGGCTGTGATTGAGCTCTGCAGGAGAGTAGATATATATACCAAAAACAGAGGCAATATACTGACAACAAAGGATGCTTTTATTTTATCATCAGGGAAACCTAATCTCTGGAGAAGAGGCAAATGTATATTCAAACCACAGTGTTGGATAATAATCTGATATATATACTGTGATAGAATGTTGAGCTCAGTGTAGATCAGAACAATGACCCAAAACAAGTAACTTGGCCCATAGTTGACACAAAGAGCATATAAGAAAAGCGCTCCAAGGTAGACCATGGAGAGCAAACTAAAATTCCACAGAAATACCAGGATAAAACAGCAATAGCAAACATAATCATAATTACTTCGCATCTGGTACCATATATACCGAAAGATAACACCGACTGGCATGCTTGCTGAGGATTCTGTTGCAGTTCCCAAGCTATCTGAATGTGTCCTCAGAAACTGGCCATCTTGTGTTCCCCTCTGGTTTTCTACTACACCATAAATGCTACCTTCCGCAGGGTGCTCATTGGAGAGTGATTCTTCTGGGTCAATGTTCAAGAAGCTCACAATGTTTGTAACTGCCTGGTTTCCAAACGACTGAACTTGGGAAACACCATCACCAATTAACTGCACAGCAGATTTAAGTGGGTTTTCCTTGGGTTGtcttccttccttctcctcttttagTAAGCTAGGATGCAATTTGATATCATACTCATCAAGCTCAATAATCTCAGATGTTGAGCCCAGGGAATGTTTTGCATTATCAGCCAGCATAAATTCTTCACTTCTCCCCCCGATTGGTGATCGCAGAGCATCAGACGTGCCTGGGAACAATAAATCGGTCATGTCTTTCTTTGTATCCGCTACAGAGAACTCAAATGACTGAGATGCTGCAGCTGGTGAACCAATCTCATTATCTAGCAATGGAGCATCAGTATCGCTGTACAACCTAGTAGTCCTCCTGCGCCGTAAGCCTTCATTGCCGGAAGCATTATTGATTGGGGTGATGGAATTCATTGTATTAAGTTCACTTTGTAAATTGTACATCTCAGATTTCATCCTTTCTACTTGCATGTTGCGTTGACGTTTTTGCTCCTCAGACCTGCGAAGATGCTGCAGCTGTTcagttttctttaaagccttcttCTCCTGTTCACGAACCATTGCACCGATTTGCTCTGCTTCAAGGTATCTTGATACATAATCAAACTCACCAgaactaaagatgtatgattgcaCTGCCACCAATAAGAAGATCACTATCTCAACAAAAGCTGACCGTGATGTTATCTTAAAACCATAATCATACTTGTAGAATCCAATAATTTCATAGAGGTAATCTATTTGATTACACTTGCCAGAGCTAAACTGCCCAACATAAGGAGATTGATATGCAAGTGACAAAACTATAACAGCAAAATTATACATCCGTAGATACTTGAaaatcttattcttcttcttcagtatTTCAAGTCTCATTCGGAAGAAAACCAGAGCAAACCCGAGATAACCAAGGTGTAAAAGATCATACTCCAGAGTACCAGTAATAGCAATTAGTGCCAAAACTATATCTAATAAATGGCAGTATGCATAAAGCCGAACATAATCAAGAAAGGTCCAGAAGCTTTTTGTTTCCAATGAGAGGTCCCTCCAAACAAACACATTTTTCCTTTGAGATCGCATCTGACGGTATGTATCTGAGTCCGAGAAACCAGAGAAGTGGTCAGAGCGTAGCTTGAATGAGGAATAAATGAACACAACATAGTAGCTAACCAACATTCGAGGATCATCAGCTATTAACCCTGCATCAAATAAATGTACATATATTTCATAATTTATCTGTTTTAAGATGAATagtaatataacattgaattgcAGAAGTTCAAGATATGACAGGGAGGACATACCTAGCCAGCATTTCGAGCAATAATCAAAGAAAATCTGCGAATTTTTCCAGCATCCGTGGCAACGCATTTCAATATCATTGACACCCTGTAACCAGAGCATTCCATCTTTCCAAAGGGCAAAATACTCAAGTACTAAGATGGAAGCAAAGAGAAACACGAAAAGGGGCCACAGTTTCTGGATTAGATCTCTGTTCATAAGAATACATGCCACGAGGCACATGATATAAAACATCGATACAGCATTTAACAATGTAAAGCTTGCCAATAGTAACACACTCATGTTAATTTCCAGACCTCGCAGTTTAAAAAGATTTTCCATCCAGAATATCATGTAGCTCTTAAATGTCAACTTCTGGGTGTCAAACCTTTCTCTTTTCAGAGAGATGATCCTTTGCTTATCCCACTTGTGGCTTTCTTTTGAAATTCCCCACATCTTTGCAAATGAGTACCTTTTGTCCTCATCCAAACCCTTGGTCACATTCTGGACAGCTTCTGAGGTCTGATAAGTGTTGCCTGAGCTAAGGGATGAAGATAAGCTGCTACCCACAAGACCTTGTACTTTAGAAAATAACAAGGCAAacttatttgaggaatatatctcCTCCCTGTTGTTCATAGGACTAGCAGATTGATCGGAAGACATAAACAGCTGACAAGGCTCTTCCCATTTACCCTCATGTACTAGAGATGCTGGCATTAAATCCAGCCAGTGGAACACATTATATTGAATGGTGCAAGCCACAATAACCAGAACTTTTCCTCTAAGCCCATATTCAACACCCCAAAGCCCAGAATCGTAATGTTTCAAACCAAGAAATGTAGAAAATCCATACAAACGCTGACCAGGACACATTTGAGCAGGTTTGCATAGCATTTGGAAGAGGTATTCAGATACAGCAAGTAAACCAGTGTAGACTAGGTAGACCTTCGAAGGAATTCGAGAAACTTTCGGTAAGGTGGAAAACACAATGAGACCTAACAGATAAACTAGGCCAGATAGACTGATTGATGATAGGCAAGCATAGAACACACTAACTGATAATATCTTCTCACTGTGCCAAATTAGCAACCTTCTAAGGAACCCTAGAAGCCCAGATACAGAAGCATCAGAAACACTGAACTTCTTGTCACTGTTCTGTCTTCTCTCATAACTGTAAAGTTGCATCACTATTAGAATAGACAATGATTGCCAAACGTTTGCCAACAAAGAGGCTTCAGGATCAAATCCAAGATCAGGATATAGTTTAACAAACTTTGAGACCAATCGCGCAAAGAGTGGAGAAATACTCAGGCTATAGGTGAAGATAAACACCACAGCAGCATATACTTTTAATGGAAACCAAAGTCGTCTCTTCGTCTTTTCGACAAGCTGCCTTCCAATTATCCAAAGTAGAAGGAACCAAAGGTAACCAAATGATATATAATTAGGAGTCACCAAGTATAGAGTCAAGAGAATTGTGAGGAAAGCCACATAAGTTCCGTATGAGCGATACATAGAGAGAAATTTCTGGCCGATTTTACTGAGATATGACGCAATCTTTTTTTCTGCAAAATACAAAATAGAGGTTGGCATAGTAAACATATATTCAGTCAACAACTCATGTCAAACAATAGAGAGCACATGTGGAGTCATCCAAGTACCCAAGTTTCAGATTTTCTACTaagatacaacaacaacaacaaagcctttagtcccaaacaagttggggtaggctagaggtgaaacccaccAGATCCcacgaccaactcatggttctggcacatggatagcaagcttccacgcaccccttccatggctagttctttggtgatactccagtccttcagatctctctttacggactcctCCCAGTCTCCCATGTCATGTTCGGTCTACCCTGGCCTCTTTTGACATTATCAGCACgctttagccgtccgctatgcaccggagCTTCTGGAGGCCTGCGCTGAATATGCTTAAACCATCTCAGacaatgttggacaagcttctcttcaatcggtgcctaccccaactctatctcgtatatcatcattccagacacggtccttccttgtgtggccacacatccatctcaacatgcgcatctccgccACACCTAACTGCTGCACATGCcgccttttagtcggccaacactcagcgccataaaacattgcgggtcgaaccgccgtcctatagaacttgccttttagcttttgtggcactctcttgtcacggaGAATgctagaagcttggcgccacttcatccatctaGCTTTGATTCGGTgattcacatcttcatcgatatctCTGTTCTTCTGCAGCATTGGCCCCAAATATCGAAAAGTGTCCTTCTAAGACACCacctgcccatcaaggctaacctcctcctcctcctcctcgtgcctagtagtactgaaaccgcacctcatgtactcggttttagttctactaagtctaaaacctttcgattccaagGTTTGTCTCCATAGCTCTAACTTCCTGTTGACCCCgtccgactatcatcgactagcaccacgccatccgcaaagagcatacaccatagaTTTTCTACTAAGATATTAAATATAGATTTGTAATATCTCTTTAGGAAAAAGGCACACTGTGAAAGAGTTTACAAAAGATCAAGGAAGCGAATTAATCCTCCATTGGTCCTCTCCCCATGCACTCTTTTCACCACAAACATTAGCCCTGCACCTAAAACATTTTTCTAATTTGTCAGCGACAAAAAGCTCTTGCCACCATGAAGAACGATGGCATCTGAGAAGTATAAAACCTAGTAACGTTAAGCATGACATAATTTATGTTGTAGTTCATTTAACAAGTAAAGGCAGTGCCaaacaataaataaataatatagaTGTCCATGGTGCAAGAAGATACCATGTGAGTTGCGACAAACTTGAGCTTCTCGTGAATTTTGTGAGCTATAAACTGACAGGAGTACTGACTTATTCAAACCAGCCTTTAGGATACTGAACCCAACAGGTGGACACGGTGTATGCCGAAGAACAGCGGAGAGAGCAAAAAGCATTTTAAAACCATGGCTATGGACAGCACAGAAGCATATAATTGAGCCAATCTCCAATAAGTCTTTTGTTTTAGCATTACTCGAGAGGCCTGCCAACATACAAGAAAAAGAGTGCTGTTACTGTAGTATAAAATGGATGGTGTGGTTTACCATTTAATTCAAGAGATTAGATATATCAATCTGTGCATCCACTGATCAAAGGTTCAAAACTCATTAAAATTGTTTAGTATTTTGCATGTGTATATATACTGGCCTGCGGCCTCATTGGAATACAAGTTGCTATtcccctaacatggtattagagtctATAGCTTTTTCTCTCTCCGTGCAACcggtccccccccccctccccttcCTCGCTCGAGCAGCCCGCCGCCCAAGTCAGCATCCCGGCAGGCTCTCCCGTCTCGTACATGCACCTTCTATTGTGTTTGGTGCTCGTCTGCTAGTCGCTCTTTTCCGCTGCTTCTCGTCGGCATCTCACATGCACGACTTTCTCCACAGGCTCTTCTGTATACACGAAGGCTCTTGCATCTACGTTTGTGTTTACTTCCTAGATTGTAGCTCTATATTTCCGCTGCATCCGCCAAGACCGTTACTCTTTTTCATGTTTCTCatgtcatgcgagtccaccatagctTTATCCGTCAGCTTTTCTGGTCCTTGTCCTTTCTATAGGATTCTCGTGGCCTCTTTTTGCATTGTTGATCTACGCCCATTATCTTGTCACCAAGCTTCTTTCGCCGCAGGTtttcttgatgtgccatcttcttttgacaacccatcttctactGATGCGGTGTCAGCCTCTGATGCGCCATCTTCCCGTTATCTCCTTTGGCTTGACTTGGCAGGTTTTGAAGACTTCATGCTATGACGTCCCTCTCAAGACGCAGACTTTGGATTATCTTCTTTTTTTCTAGtgttacacttcttcaaatgcaatgctatggcatacgctttgcatttgagagAGGGGGGTTGTTTAAGGGGTATTATATTAGGTTTAGGAGTCCTATCAGCCTATGTTTCCTTTCCTTGTACCCCAAGCCTTACGTAATATATATACGCCCCATGAGCTATGCAATAGAGATAAGTGGCATCCATAACAATGTACGCTGCATTGCTGTGCAGAACACGAACACCTAAGCATACACCTTCAGCACTGGGTTGTCATTGATTTAACAAAGAAACAAGGTTAACTTTACAGAAAAGTAAAGACATGAAACATAGAGAGCGCACCTAACTGTGAGAATACCTCCATCACAAGTGAACCACTGCGCTCGAGAGCATTGGAGACTAGATCAAGCTGAAGAATGTACAGTATTGAAAAATGCACCTCACAAAATAACACTAAGAATTGgcgcagtcttttcttgattgaATGATTCACCAGAAACACCAGGAAAAAGCACACTGAGACAAAAGTAATGCTCATTAGCCATGACTCAGCTCGAGGCAAAAACATAAAATGTAGATGCTACAAAATGATTTATAAGATCCGTCAAATGACTGTGGGGGTTGGGATACTAGAGAAGAAGATAGTAAACTGAAATCCAGAAAATGGTACAAATAACAGTAACTTCGGAATTAAGAAAGATAGCACGAAGGAATATTGCACCGTACTGTAAACAGCATGAATAAATCCAGGTTTCATCACAAGAAGAAAGAGTAATATTAAAGTAATTGCACGTGAAAGTTTGCGTAGACCCCATGCTAGCGTTGCTACAATCAAAACCATTGCATCTTCCTTGTCTGCAAAAATAGGCCACAAAGAGGTCAGAACCAAGTCAACGGGGGCATACAATCAAGTGGTGTTTGGATATTAAACATAGGACAGCAGCACTGTGATGTAATCTATTTCGAACAAAAAATCAAGAATCAAATTGTGAAGGACACGATAAAGGTATTAAGTTTTTGAAAAACATTAACACTATGTACCATTTACGAACTTAAAGAAAATCTGTAGCCTTCTAACAACCACAAGTATGGTCATTTACTCATTAGTATGTGCCCATGCACCACCAGACAACACTTGTTGAACAAAACAGCAACTACAAAAGGGAATCTTGCCAGAACAGTCGTGCTGGGAGCTTTTTGTACCTAATTGTTTTAAATGGTTGTCAGACAGTGGACATTTAAGTTTCAAAATTG
Coding sequences within:
- the LOC123443666 gene encoding piezo-type mechanosensitive ion channel homolog isoform X10 codes for the protein MGSTQTFTCNYFNITLSSCDETWIYSCCLQYVCFFLVFLVNHSIKKRLRQFLVLFCEVHFSILYILQLDLVSNALERSGSLVMEVFSQLGLSSNAKTKDLLEIGSIICFCAVHSHGFKMLFALSAVLRHTPCPPVGFSILKAGLNKSVLLSVYSSQNSREAQVCRNSHEKKIASYLSKIGQKFLSMYRSYGTYVAFLTILLTLYLVTPNYISFGYLWFLLLWIIGRQLVEKTKRRLWFPLKVYAAVVFIFTYSLSISPLFARLVSKFVKLYPDLGFDPEASLLANVWQSLSILIVMQLYSYERRQNSDKKFSVSDASVSGLLGFLRRLLIWHSEKILSVSVFYACLSSISLSGLVYLLGLIVFSTLPKVSRIPSKVYLVYTGLLAVSEYLFQMLCKPAQMCPGQRLYGFSTFLGLKHYDSGLWGVEYGLRGKVLVIVACTIQYNVFHWLDLMPASLVHEGKWEEPCQLFMSSDQSASPMNNREEIYSSNKFALLFSKVQGLVGSSLSSSLSSGNTYQTSEAVQNVTKGLDEDKRYSFAKMWGISKESHKWDKQRIISLKRERFDTQKLTFKSYMIFWMENLFKLRGLEINMSVLLLASFTLLNAVSMFYIMCLVACILMNRDLIQKLWPLFVFLFASILVLEYFALWKDGMLWLQGVNDIEMRCHGCWKNSQIFFDYCSKCWLGLIADDPRMLVSYYVVFIYSSFKLRSDHFSGFSDSDTYRQMRSQRKNVFVWRDLSLETKSFWTFLDYVRLYAYCHLLDIVLALIAITGTLEYDLLHLGYLGFALVFFRMRLEILKKKNKIFKYLRMYNFAVIVLSLAYQSPYVGQFSSGKCNQIDYLYEIIGFYKYDYGFKITSRSAFVEIVIFLLVAVQSYIFSSGEFDYVSRYLEAEQIGAMVREQEKKALKKTEQLQHLRRSEEQKRQRNMQVERMKSEMYNLQSELNTMNSITPINNASGNEGLRRRRTTRLYSDTDAPLLDNEIGSPAAASQSFEFSVADTKKDMTDLLFPGTSDALRSPIGGRSEEFMLADNAKHSLGSTSEIIELDEYDIKLHPSLLKEEKEGRQPKENPLKSAVQLIGDGVSQVQSFGNQAVTNIVSFLNIDPEESLSNEHPAEGSIYGVVENQRGTQDGQFLRTHSDSLGTATESSASMPVGVIFRYIWYQMRSNYDYVCYCCFILVFLWNFSLLSMVYLGALFLYALCVNYGPSYLFWVIVLIYTELNILSQYIYQIIIQHCGLNIHLPLLQRLGFPDDKIKASFVVSILPLFLVYISTLLQSSITAKDGEWVPVTEFSFLSARNNIEEKFCIPYNWKDRVKSLHMPLMNLIRMSGRGLSRYWLSLTQGAESPPFFVQVTMEVKHWPEDGIQPERIESAINKVLVTAHEERCQSNSPSSCHSSSRVRIQSIERSKENSSMALAVLEVVYAAPTECQSAGWFKSLTPAADVEREIHDSQKAGLFEEINFPYPVVSVIGGGKREIDLYAYYFGADMAVFFFVLMFYQSILKNKSEFLEVYQLEDQFPKEFVFILMILFFLIVVDRIIYLWSFATGKVVFYIFNLMLFTYSVTEYAWGMELAHRDVGGFVLRAIYLTKSISLALQALQIRYGIPNKSNLYRQFLTSKVTQVNYLGFRLYRALPFLYELRCVLDWSCTTTSLTMYDWLKLEDIYASLFLVKCDTILNRANHQHGEKQTKMTKFCGGVCLFFVLICVIWAPMLIYSSGNPTNIANPIIDVSVKIDIKALGGRLTFFQTTACEKIPWKYLKAYNDVDPLDYLGAYNVEDIQLICCQPDASTMWLVPPPVQSRFVRSLEETEMIFGKMELILNWDFLRARPKGKELVKYESPVEQCPSVDNVKRVLNGSAHSLRITDAYPRYFRVTGSGEVRRLESSIDSVSGELLLNNGTPPWWSFYDTNPSDLAGCQGQNGPMAIVVSEETPQGIIGETLSKFSIWSLYITFVLAVARFIRLQCSDLRMRIPYENLPSCDRLLDICEGIYAARAEGELEVEEVLYWTLVNVYRSPHMLLEYTKPE